Proteins co-encoded in one Acidobacteriota bacterium genomic window:
- a CDS encoding GTPase, whose product MPANLPPEYHRIEAELRTARTAEEKIGIYERLIAVIPHHKGTDKLIAMYRQKIAKAREEGERQASTAKHAPTHKIERTGAGQVVLAGPPNAGKSSLVKALTGAEAEVADYPFTTRQPGPYMMPFENVKVQLVDTPPVSGDLMETWFPEMVKTADAVLLVADLSDPDAAGALDGIVGRLLERKVELVRADTDVPPPYFPFRKRTALAANKIDLEGAPQAFEELNVLLEGPYERIAVSAGTGRGLEPLRRAVFGLLRVVRVYSKIPGKKTERDSPFTLRTGSTVMDMARAVHKDFAEKLQYARVWNASGLDGLRVNRDYVLADEDIVELHI is encoded by the coding sequence GTGCCCGCCAATCTCCCCCCGGAATATCACAGGATCGAGGCCGAGCTGCGCACGGCCCGGACGGCGGAAGAGAAGATCGGCATCTACGAGCGCCTGATCGCCGTCATCCCCCACCACAAGGGCACCGACAAGCTCATCGCCATGTACCGGCAGAAGATCGCCAAGGCGCGCGAGGAAGGAGAGCGCCAGGCCTCGACGGCCAAGCACGCCCCGACGCACAAGATCGAGAGGACCGGCGCCGGCCAGGTCGTGCTGGCCGGCCCGCCCAACGCCGGGAAGTCCAGCCTGGTCAAGGCCCTCACGGGCGCCGAGGCGGAGGTCGCCGATTATCCGTTCACGACCCGTCAGCCCGGCCCCTACATGATGCCCTTCGAGAACGTCAAGGTCCAGCTCGTCGACACGCCGCCGGTCTCGGGCGATCTCATGGAGACCTGGTTTCCGGAGATGGTCAAGACGGCCGACGCGGTGCTGCTCGTCGCCGACCTCTCCGACCCGGACGCGGCCGGGGCCCTCGACGGCATCGTCGGCCGGCTCCTGGAGCGCAAGGTCGAGCTGGTCCGAGCCGACACCGACGTGCCGCCGCCGTATTTCCCCTTCCGCAAGCGGACGGCGCTGGCCGCGAACAAGATCGACCTCGAAGGCGCGCCCCAGGCCTTCGAGGAGCTCAACGTCCTGCTCGAAGGTCCCTACGAGCGGATCGCCGTTTCGGCCGGGACCGGCCGCGGCCTCGAGCCGCTGCGGCGGGCCGTCTTCGGGCTCCTGCGGGTCGTCCGGGTCTACAGCAAGATCCCGGGCAAGAAGACGGAAAGGGACTCGCCCTTCACGCTCCGGACCGGCAGCACCGTGATGGACATGGCCAGGGCCGTCCACAAGGACTTCGCCGAGAAGCTGCAGTACGCCCGGGTCTGGAACGCCTCGGGGCTCGACGGCCTGCGGGTCAACCGCGACTACGTCCTGGCCGACGAGGACATCGTCGAGCTGCACATCTGA
- a CDS encoding isoprenylcysteine carboxylmethyltransferase family protein, with protein sequence MAFATKKARVINVVLGFALVGLVFAAAGTFRWPAFWVLLGVYDGALIGLMFWLKRRDPALLKERMAGAARPGIKPWDRKILRAYTVLLGVMLIVAPLDAVRFRWSRVPLGVQGLALLGMLAAGALLMGVFRENTFLAEYVRIQGERGHAVCTTGPYRIVRHPMYVGIIVTVLCVPVMLGSLYALIPAGLITGLFVLRTALEDRTLQKELPGYADYARSVRWKLLPKIW encoded by the coding sequence ATGGCCTTTGCGACGAAGAAAGCGCGGGTCATTAATGTCGTCCTCGGCTTCGCCCTGGTCGGGCTCGTGTTCGCGGCCGCGGGCACGTTCCGCTGGCCGGCTTTCTGGGTCCTCTTGGGCGTCTATGACGGGGCCCTGATCGGACTGATGTTCTGGCTCAAACGCCGCGATCCGGCGCTGCTCAAGGAGCGGATGGCCGGGGCGGCGCGGCCCGGCATCAAACCCTGGGACAGGAAGATCCTTCGGGCCTACACGGTGCTCTTGGGCGTCATGCTCATCGTCGCACCCCTCGACGCCGTCAGGTTCCGCTGGTCCCGCGTTCCCCTGGGCGTCCAAGGGCTCGCGCTTCTGGGTATGCTCGCCGCAGGGGCCCTCCTCATGGGAGTTTTCCGGGAGAACACCTTCCTCGCCGAGTACGTGAGGATCCAGGGGGAACGGGGTCACGCCGTCTGCACGACGGGGCCCTACCGGATCGTCCGCCACCCGATGTACGTCGGCATCATCGTGACCGTTCTCTGCGTCCCGGTCATGCTCGGCTCGCTCTACGCCCTCATCCCGGCCGGGCTCATCACCGGGCTGTTCGTCCTGCGGACCGCTCTTGAAGACCGGACGCTCCAGAAAGAACTTCCGGGATATGCGGACTACGCCCGTTCCGTGCGCTGGAAACTTCTGCCGAAAATCTGGTGA
- a CDS encoding M28 family peptidase produces the protein MTLTRSRRTMIAALLALAAAGAGLRAQPGRPAPAPQTDEARLLAAMHLIQSQPLYNYVAELVSEKYGGRLTGTKEYEACVAWVESLLSGWGVEPGGDNGTYRQLFPNPYTVVLPGGVCEMTIPAGKGGTITKSYRYEDDFIPGGTSGSGTVKAEVVYAGYGISAPELGYDDYRGLDVKGKIVLIESEVPVGPGEKTLELFKKWRPYSFHQYKLRNAAAHGAAGMLYNYGPIGNPNNAYVEGFVYHHVGQTVVADVLAGTGRSRADVVARIRKDLKPQSFATGKTMTIGNRTEHHPDGVGINLIGKITGSDPVLKDEVIIIGGHLDHLGRMWKLMPGANDNATAAAVTLGVAEAMAKSAIKPRRTVVFFFFGSEEQSEDQGTQGSHYYTDHPIYPLDKTAVFINMEGPGTGDRIGASGGTNYPGFWKFVEKANASYIHRVLSTGPASYPGRPRQDSAWFFWKGVPSLTFGADGGPEPPYSTYHNTRDSLELITPEIMEDLAQLLFMTIMDISDEPVMNFRQ, from the coding sequence ATGACCTTGACACGCTCCCGCCGCACGATGATCGCCGCCCTCCTCGCTCTCGCCGCCGCTGGCGCGGGATTGCGGGCCCAGCCGGGCCGGCCGGCCCCGGCCCCGCAGACCGACGAGGCCAGGTTGCTGGCCGCCATGCACCTCATCCAGAGCCAGCCGCTCTATAACTACGTCGCCGAGCTCGTCTCCGAGAAGTACGGCGGCCGGCTGACCGGGACGAAGGAGTACGAGGCCTGCGTCGCCTGGGTCGAGTCCCTGCTCAGCGGCTGGGGCGTCGAGCCCGGCGGCGACAACGGCACGTACCGCCAGCTTTTCCCCAATCCTTACACCGTCGTCCTGCCCGGCGGCGTCTGCGAGATGACCATCCCCGCCGGCAAGGGCGGGACGATCACGAAATCCTATCGCTACGAGGACGACTTCATCCCCGGCGGCACGTCCGGCTCCGGCACGGTCAAGGCCGAGGTCGTCTACGCCGGCTACGGCATCTCCGCTCCAGAGCTCGGCTACGACGATTACAGGGGGCTCGACGTCAAGGGCAAGATCGTCCTGATAGAGAGCGAGGTCCCGGTCGGGCCGGGCGAGAAGACGCTCGAGCTGTTCAAGAAGTGGCGGCCCTACTCCTTCCACCAGTACAAGCTCAGGAACGCCGCGGCGCACGGAGCGGCCGGCATGCTCTACAACTACGGGCCCATCGGCAATCCCAACAACGCCTACGTCGAGGGCTTCGTCTACCACCATGTCGGCCAGACCGTCGTCGCCGACGTCTTAGCCGGGACGGGCCGGAGCCGCGCCGATGTCGTCGCCCGCATCCGCAAGGATCTCAAGCCGCAGTCGTTCGCCACGGGCAAGACGATGACCATCGGCAACCGGACCGAGCACCATCCCGACGGCGTCGGCATCAACCTCATCGGCAAGATCACCGGGTCCGACCCGGTCCTCAAGGACGAGGTCATCATCATCGGCGGGCACCTCGACCACCTCGGCCGGATGTGGAAGCTCATGCCGGGCGCGAACGACAACGCCACCGCCGCCGCCGTCACCCTGGGCGTGGCCGAGGCCATGGCCAAGAGCGCGATCAAGCCCAGGCGGACCGTCGTGTTCTTCTTCTTCGGCAGCGAGGAGCAGAGCGAGGACCAGGGGACGCAGGGCTCGCACTATTACACCGATCACCCGATCTATCCGCTCGACAAGACGGCCGTCTTCATCAACATGGAAGGGCCGGGGACCGGCGACCGGATCGGGGCCTCGGGCGGGACGAACTATCCCGGCTTCTGGAAGTTCGTCGAGAAGGCCAACGCGAGCTATATCCACCGGGTCCTCAGCACCGGCCCGGCCTCCTACCCCGGGCGGCCGCGCCAGGATTCGGCCTGGTTCTTCTGGAAGGGCGTGCCCTCGCTGACCTTCGGCGCCGACGGCGGCCCGGAGCCGCCCTACTCGACCTACCACAACACCCGCGACTCGCTCGAGCTCATCACCCCGGAGATCATGGAGGACCTGGCCCAGCTGCTGTTCATGACCATCATGGACATCAGCGACGAGCCGGTCATGAATTTCCGGCAATAG
- a CDS encoding peptidylprolyl isomerase — translation MTRNLLPVLAAAIVFAGGLALAQVPAANPKVLLKTTMGDITIELYPAKAPITVKNFLAYVSEKFYDGTIFHRVIPSFMIQGGGMTADMHEKQSGGTIKNESGNGLTNARGSVAMARTSELDSATCQFYINLVDNFRLDEMKYCSFGQVVAGLDVVDAIARVQTGSKRGHRDVPLEPITILSATVVK, via the coding sequence ATGACCCGCAATCTTCTCCCCGTCCTCGCCGCCGCGATCGTTTTCGCCGGCGGGCTGGCCCTGGCCCAGGTCCCGGCCGCCAATCCCAAGGTCCTTCTCAAGACGACGATGGGCGACATCACCATCGAGCTCTATCCGGCCAAGGCGCCGATCACCGTCAAGAATTTCCTGGCCTACGTCAGCGAGAAGTTCTACGACGGGACGATCTTCCATCGCGTCATCCCGAGCTTCATGATCCAGGGCGGCGGGATGACGGCCGACATGCACGAGAAGCAGTCCGGAGGGACCATCAAGAACGAATCCGGCAACGGGCTGACCAACGCCCGCGGCTCCGTGGCCATGGCCCGGACAAGCGAGCTCGACAGCGCCACCTGCCAGTTCTACATCAACCTGGTGGACAACTTCCGGCTGGACGAGATGAAGTACTGCTCCTTCGGCCAGGTCGTGGCCGGCCTGGACGTCGTCGACGCCATCGCCAGGGTCCAGACCGGGAGCAAGCGCGGCCACCGCGACGTGCCGCTCGAGCCGATCACGATCCTCTCGGCGACGGTCGTCAAGTAA
- a CDS encoding M20/M25/M40 family metallo-hydrolase, whose translation MKTRVPVLILILALASPQVLPPAAAQAPGQDLKDGLAAISPAEAYDIVKTLAGPEFAGRLTGHPGYAAAARWAAGKFAAWGLKPIPGKGGYLQPYPSPYTVVDKAEMTVFLPAGPPDPAKAPAYKEMKLVPEKDFLPLLYSDSGDRTADAVFAGWGISAPEIGYDDYAGLDVKGKFVLCFRGTPDGDDPRYQHHDEHRTRMKAALDKGALGIVYIYDEIASNPNGDFLAGFTPAMISLKIMDAVLEDAGSTAADLRKALLTYKRPVSFPLRARIRLAVQSRHFPQAVGCNVVGFIEGSDPRLRRECVVIGGHFDHTGSHLGLLFPGADDNASGSATAMEAGKAFARLARKPKRSIVIALFGGEEMGLQGSTWFAEHLPAPFDKVAGMINFDMTGEGDGLWGAAGAEPPDFAKALEAADRSVKVLRGLGTIRGVGVRGSDFAPFFAKGIPAATLGSNGPHLAYHQTGDTIYRINPDIMADAARLALLAGYAWADR comes from the coding sequence ATGAAAACGCGCGTCCCGGTCTTGATTCTGATCCTGGCGTTGGCCTCCCCGCAGGTTCTCCCGCCTGCGGCCGCCCAGGCGCCCGGCCAGGATCTCAAGGACGGCCTGGCGGCGATCAGCCCGGCCGAGGCCTATGACATCGTGAAAACCCTGGCCGGTCCGGAGTTCGCCGGACGCCTGACCGGCCATCCCGGCTACGCCGCCGCCGCCCGGTGGGCCGCCGGGAAGTTCGCCGCCTGGGGCCTCAAGCCCATCCCGGGCAAGGGCGGCTACCTCCAGCCTTACCCCTCGCCGTACACCGTCGTCGACAAGGCCGAGATGACCGTCTTCCTCCCGGCCGGGCCGCCGGACCCGGCCAAGGCGCCGGCCTACAAGGAGATGAAGCTCGTTCCGGAGAAGGACTTCCTGCCCCTGCTCTACTCCGACAGCGGCGACCGGACGGCCGACGCGGTCTTCGCCGGCTGGGGCATCTCGGCCCCGGAGATCGGCTACGACGATTACGCCGGCCTCGACGTGAAGGGCAAGTTCGTCCTCTGCTTCCGCGGCACGCCGGACGGGGACGACCCGAGATACCAGCATCATGACGAGCACCGGACCCGGATGAAGGCGGCCCTCGACAAGGGCGCGCTGGGCATCGTCTATATCTACGACGAGATCGCCTCCAATCCGAACGGCGATTTCCTGGCCGGCTTCACCCCGGCCATGATCAGCCTGAAGATCATGGATGCCGTCCTCGAGGATGCCGGCTCGACCGCGGCCGATCTGAGAAAGGCTCTGCTCACCTACAAGCGGCCGGTCTCTTTCCCGCTCCGGGCCAGGATCCGTCTGGCCGTTCAGTCGCGGCACTTCCCCCAGGCCGTCGGCTGCAACGTCGTCGGCTTCATCGAGGGCTCCGACCCGAGGCTCCGCCGCGAATGCGTCGTCATCGGCGGGCACTTCGACCACACCGGCTCCCACCTGGGCCTCCTCTTCCCCGGCGCCGACGACAACGCCAGCGGCAGCGCCACCGCCATGGAGGCGGGCAAGGCCTTCGCCAGGCTCGCCCGCAAGCCCAAGCGGTCGATCGTCATCGCCCTCTTCGGCGGCGAGGAGATGGGCCTCCAGGGCTCGACCTGGTTCGCCGAGCACCTCCCCGCCCCGTTCGACAAGGTCGCGGGCATGATCAACTTCGACATGACCGGCGAGGGCGACGGCCTCTGGGGCGCCGCCGGGGCCGAGCCGCCCGATTTCGCCAAGGCCCTCGAAGCGGCCGACAGATCGGTCAAAGTCCTCCGCGGCCTGGGGACGATCCGGGGCGTCGGCGTCCGCGGCTCGGACTTCGCGCCGTTCTTCGCCAAGGGCATCCCGGCCGCCACCCTGGGCTCCAACGGCCCTCATCTCGCTTATCACCAGACCGGGGACACGATCTACCGGATCAATCCCGACATCATGGCCGACGCGGCCAGGCTGGCCCTTCTGGCCGGCTACGCCTGGGCCGACCGTTGA
- a CDS encoding phosphatidylserine decarboxylase, giving the protein MRIAKEGLPFILSSLAAAALVLALGWWPPAILFLLFAAAFTFFFRDPERLPPAGERLLVSPADGEVLGVESLPGHPDLPGPVTRVTIFLSLLNVHLVRSPLAATVARSECRAGKFLKASRPEAGEVNESRTLLLTGGPADIVLKMSVGVAARRIKAFVKAGDAVARGQRIGLMYFGSRVELTLPGTVAVRVAPHDKVKGGLTVLGEVPQ; this is encoded by the coding sequence ATGAGGATCGCCAAAGAAGGCCTGCCCTTCATCCTCTCCTCCCTGGCCGCGGCCGCGCTGGTCCTGGCCCTCGGCTGGTGGCCGCCGGCGATCCTGTTCCTGCTCTTCGCGGCGGCCTTCACCTTCTTCTTCCGCGATCCCGAACGCCTGCCGCCCGCCGGCGAGCGCCTGCTCGTCTCCCCCGCCGACGGCGAGGTCCTCGGGGTCGAGTCCCTGCCCGGCCACCCGGACCTGCCCGGGCCCGTGACCAGGGTCACGATCTTCCTGTCCCTGCTCAATGTCCACCTGGTGCGGTCCCCGCTCGCGGCGACGGTCGCCCGGTCCGAGTGCCGCGCCGGGAAGTTCCTCAAGGCCTCACGGCCCGAGGCCGGCGAGGTCAACGAATCACGGACGCTCCTCCTCACGGGGGGCCCGGCCGACATCGTCCTGAAGATGAGCGTCGGCGTCGCCGCCCGCCGCATCAAGGCTTTCGTCAAGGCCGGCGACGCTGTCGCCCGCGGCCAGAGGATCGGCCTGATGTACTTCGGCTCCCGGGTCGAGCTGACCCTGCCCGGAACGGTGGCGGTCCGGGTCGCGCCCCACGACAAGGTCAAAGGGGGGCTGACCGTCCTCGGCGAGGTTCCGCAATGA
- the pssA gene encoding CDP-diacylglycerol--serine O-phosphatidyltransferase — MKQKKPIYGLNVLPSLFSLTNLFFGFMSILLTFHGRYRWAGLMIIIAALMDGLDGLVARATHTPSDFGIELDSLADAVSFGLATSLLIYYWGMEMAGPPAVFFGFVFLSAGVLRLARYNVRSHVPSDRKHYQGLTVPSAAIFMSSLVNFHPVPLAARESGFLIAVITLLISLCMVSTFPYPNYIKAFIGRRVNIRTGLIVAVILFGVLFYARYFLLLFFGLNVLSGPVAALVRALRKKPHRKARTESPHPATPPEGGAAAG, encoded by the coding sequence ATGAAACAGAAGAAACCGATCTACGGCCTCAACGTCCTGCCCAGCCTGTTCTCCCTGACCAACCTGTTCTTCGGGTTCATGAGCATCCTCCTGACCTTCCACGGGCGCTACCGCTGGGCCGGGCTCATGATCATCATCGCCGCCCTGATGGACGGCCTCGACGGCCTGGTCGCCCGGGCCACACATACGCCGTCCGATTTCGGCATCGAGCTCGACTCCCTGGCCGACGCCGTGTCCTTCGGCCTGGCCACGTCGCTCCTGATCTATTACTGGGGCATGGAGATGGCCGGCCCGCCGGCCGTTTTCTTCGGCTTTGTCTTCCTGAGCGCCGGCGTCCTGCGCCTGGCCCGCTACAACGTCCGCAGCCACGTCCCGTCCGACCGCAAGCACTACCAGGGCCTGACCGTGCCCTCGGCGGCCATCTTCATGTCCTCCCTGGTCAACTTCCACCCGGTCCCCCTGGCCGCCCGCGAATCGGGATTCCTGATCGCGGTCATCACGCTCCTCATCTCCCTGTGCATGGTCAGCACTTTCCCCTACCCGAACTACATCAAGGCCTTCATCGGCCGGCGGGTCAACATCCGCACCGGCCTGATCGTGGCCGTCATCCTCTTCGGGGTGCTCTTCTACGCGCGCTATTTCCTGCTGCTGTTCTTCGGGCTGAACGTCCTCTCCGGCCCGGTCGCGGCCCTGGTCAGGGCGCTCAGGAAGAAGCCGCACCGGAAGGCCCGGACGGAAAGCCCCCACCCGGCGACTCCGCCCGAGGGAGGGGCGGCCGCCGGATGA
- a CDS encoding peptidoglycan DD-metalloendopeptidase family protein, translating to MTLGGAPPERPARPRARLRLARLAAVLAVAAALIAALVLLARVVFPPAPPEPFRPLPAAEAPGPPAPPELVIEKIIVPARSNLADLLKRRGFTAREIHDLGQAVKPVYDLARLRAGQELRLASLPDGPWQRLEYDVDETRYLVIDRDGAGVRAEMRSVPVEYKTAFVAGIIEDSLIAALNKAGEEDSLAIDLVERCFGWDIDFNTDLRRGDAFRIYFERRYLAGRPAGYRNILAAEFVNEGKTYRAYRFAYPDTKAWDYFDETGGSRRKDFLRSPIKFARITSRFSSSRFHPIYKIFRPHYGVDYAAPVGTPVQATADGEVTFAGREGGSGNIVRMRHRNAYETAYLHLSRFGPGVRKGASLRGGDIIGYVGSTGDSTGPHLDYRIYFHGGPVNPLGHKFKPAEPLRKEFLEDYRKEVARLDVALRLPEILRAASLTPAVSF from the coding sequence ATGACCCTCGGAGGAGCGCCGCCGGAACGCCCGGCCCGGCCGAGGGCGCGGCTCCGCCTGGCCCGTCTCGCGGCGGTCCTGGCCGTCGCGGCCGCGCTGATCGCCGCCCTGGTCCTGCTGGCCCGGGTCGTCTTCCCGCCCGCGCCGCCAGAGCCTTTCCGGCCCCTGCCCGCCGCCGAGGCGCCCGGCCCGCCGGCCCCGCCCGAGCTCGTCATCGAAAAGATCATCGTGCCGGCCCGTTCGAACCTGGCCGACCTGCTCAAGCGGCGCGGCTTCACCGCACGCGAGATCCACGATCTCGGACAGGCGGTCAAGCCGGTTTACGACCTGGCCCGGCTCAGGGCCGGCCAGGAGCTGCGCCTGGCCTCGCTTCCGGACGGCCCCTGGCAGCGGCTGGAATACGACGTCGACGAGACCCGCTACCTGGTCATCGACCGCGACGGCGCCGGGGTCCGGGCGGAGATGAGGTCCGTGCCCGTCGAGTACAAGACGGCCTTCGTCGCCGGGATCATCGAGGACAGCCTGATCGCCGCCCTTAACAAGGCCGGCGAGGAGGATTCGCTGGCCATCGACCTGGTCGAGCGCTGCTTCGGCTGGGACATCGACTTCAACACCGACCTGCGGCGGGGCGACGCGTTCCGCATCTATTTCGAGCGGCGCTACCTGGCCGGCCGGCCGGCCGGCTACCGCAACATCTTGGCCGCCGAGTTCGTCAACGAAGGGAAGACCTACCGGGCCTACCGCTTCGCCTACCCCGACACCAAGGCCTGGGACTACTTCGACGAGACCGGCGGCTCGCGGCGGAAGGACTTCCTGCGCTCGCCGATCAAGTTCGCCCGGATCACCTCGCGCTTCTCGTCCAGCCGCTTCCACCCGATCTACAAGATCTTCCGGCCCCACTACGGCGTCGACTACGCGGCGCCCGTCGGGACGCCGGTCCAGGCCACGGCCGACGGCGAGGTGACCTTCGCCGGCCGGGAGGGAGGGTCCGGCAACATCGTCCGGATGCGGCACAGGAACGCTTACGAGACCGCCTACCTCCATCTCAGCCGCTTCGGGCCCGGAGTGCGCAAGGGCGCCTCGCTCCGGGGCGGCGACATCATCGGCTATGTCGGCTCGACGGGCGATTCGACGGGCCCCCACCTGGATTACCGCATCTACTTCCACGGCGGCCCGGTCAACCCGTTAGGCCACAAGTTCAAGCCGGCCGAGCCCCTGCGCAAGGAATTCCTGGAGGATTATCGGAAGGAGGTCGCCCGGCTGGATGTCGCCCTGCGGCTGCCGGAGATCCTCCGGGCGGCGAGCCTGACGCCGGCCGTCAGTTTTTGA
- a CDS encoding DUF6600 domain-containing protein, whose protein sequence is MKRRGFSGAVIAAIFLVSAAGLQASGHYKVLNGPKDFYFGHISYIEPGPEGAAPSVLREGSVRPEDGALNVPVGPGDTVRTSSGRRCEIQFDSGTIVRLDFGTEVKVETILARSLSSLDEISVLSLAKGRLCVMYKEYDRQEMFQVLTPNAAVKLSHNSVAFVAAAGDGTTEAQVRYGRARLLFGPSEDRLQDRTVRKGERLIVQADHQSQLAPAIDASAFELWNKEVNAHFEALHEGVTALPKPIQKLPPAVFYFAQAYGNRYGEWLWDDLYGYVWRPYIDNGRYPWGWSPYFYGRWSYTGGQMFWVSEEPWGWVPYHLGIWQWDKKRGWFWLPGSTFAPAWVAWDFYFGYACWRPWSMFDWLSDPYMYGSDPAWISYFRYMNGAWNYDWLRNGGGAGGVFVPDRTGVRKDALKQPAAGSLPVPSELKGVVKKVTAAYRAGDAGLRESAAAVPGQLVFVAGGDLSARAVHEKALTWDKVPKQGAPASRANVAPRRVADPRREAARIFRGADGPAAAPRPKAMPSAPQIRGGAPAGPAVRAAAPVRASAPATARFRDWNPDQRVARELGVHIEYGSMRNEIRCPELRIASRDRDRTSGPSARLTSHGVVASAPVSASGGGSGVSGSGATATSSASTATARGGSERTSSAGGNNGSKSGEGGGKVKN, encoded by the coding sequence ATGAAGAGAAGGGGTTTTAGCGGGGCGGTCATTGCCGCGATCTTTCTCGTCTCAGCCGCCGGCCTGCAGGCGTCCGGTCACTACAAGGTCCTCAACGGGCCGAAGGATTTCTATTTCGGCCACATCAGCTACATCGAGCCCGGCCCCGAAGGGGCGGCCCCGTCCGTCCTGCGGGAGGGAAGCGTCAGGCCCGAAGACGGCGCGCTCAACGTGCCCGTCGGCCCGGGCGACACGGTCCGGACGTCCTCCGGCCGGCGCTGCGAGATCCAGTTCGACAGCGGCACGATCGTCCGGCTCGATTTCGGCACGGAAGTGAAGGTCGAGACCATCCTGGCCCGCAGCTTGAGCAGCCTTGACGAGATCTCCGTCCTGTCCCTGGCCAAGGGCCGCCTCTGCGTCATGTACAAGGAATACGACCGCCAGGAGATGTTCCAGGTCCTGACCCCGAACGCGGCGGTCAAGCTGTCGCACAACTCGGTGGCCTTCGTCGCCGCGGCCGGCGACGGGACGACCGAAGCCCAGGTGAGATACGGCCGGGCCCGGCTGCTCTTCGGCCCCTCGGAGGACCGCCTCCAGGACCGGACGGTCCGGAAGGGCGAGCGGCTGATCGTCCAGGCCGACCACCAGTCGCAGCTGGCTCCCGCGATCGATGCCTCGGCGTTCGAGCTCTGGAACAAGGAGGTCAACGCCCATTTCGAAGCTCTCCACGAAGGGGTGACGGCCCTGCCCAAGCCCATCCAGAAGCTGCCCCCGGCCGTCTTCTATTTCGCCCAGGCCTACGGCAACCGCTACGGCGAATGGCTCTGGGACGACCTCTACGGCTATGTCTGGCGCCCCTACATCGACAACGGCCGCTATCCCTGGGGCTGGAGCCCCTATTTCTACGGCCGCTGGTCCTATACCGGCGGACAGATGTTCTGGGTGTCCGAGGAGCCCTGGGGCTGGGTCCCTTATCACCTCGGGATCTGGCAGTGGGACAAGAAGCGCGGCTGGTTCTGGCTCCCCGGCTCGACGTTCGCCCCGGCCTGGGTGGCCTGGGATTTCTATTTCGGGTACGCCTGCTGGCGGCCCTGGAGCATGTTCGATTGGCTGAGCGATCCCTATATGTACGGATCCGATCCCGCCTGGATCTCCTACTTCCGCTACATGAACGGGGCCTGGAACTATGATTGGCTCCGCAACGGAGGAGGGGCGGGAGGGGTCTTCGTCCCGGACCGGACCGGCGTCCGCAAGGACGCGCTGAAGCAGCCCGCCGCGGGCTCGCTGCCGGTTCCCTCGGAGCTCAAGGGCGTCGTCAAGAAGGTGACCGCGGCCTATCGGGCCGGCGACGCCGGCCTTCGGGAAAGCGCGGCCGCCGTGCCGGGCCAGCTTGTCTTCGTCGCCGGGGGGGACCTCTCGGCCCGGGCCGTCCACGAGAAGGCCCTGACCTGGGACAAGGTCCCGAAACAAGGTGCGCCGGCGTCCCGCGCGAACGTCGCGCCCCGGCGCGTCGCCGACCCGCGCCGCGAGGCCGCCCGCATCTTCCGCGGCGCAGACGGCCCGGCCGCCGCTCCGCGGCCGAAGGCCATGCCGTCCGCGCCCCAGATCCGCGGCGGCGCGCCCGCCGGGCCGGCCGTCCGCGCCGCCGCGCCCGTCCGCGCGTCGGCCCCGGCGACGGCCCGCTTCCGCGACTGGAACCCCGACCAGCGCGTGGCCCGCGAGCTCGGCGTCCATATCGAGTACGGGAGCATGCGGAACGAGATCCGCTGCCCCGAGCTGAGGATCGCGTCACGCGACAGGGACAGGACCTCCGGCCCGTCGGCCCGGCTGACCTCGCACGGCGTCGTCGCCTCCGCTCCCGTGTCCGCGTCCGGCGGCGGTTCCGGCGTTTCGGGCTCCGGCGCCACAGCGACCTCGTCCGCCTCGACGGCCACCGCCCGCGGCGGGTCCGAACGGACCTCGTCGGCGGGGGGGAACAACGGTTCAAAGAGCGGAGAAGGCGGCGGGAAGGTCAAAAACTGA
- a CDS encoding NUDIX hydrolase translates to MARRKFRNPFPTVDIIIEVMDGRRRRGIVLVERKNPPPGWALPGGFVDYGETLEAAAVREAREETSLDVELLGQLGAYSDPARDPRFHTISTVFLARAAGRPRGGDDARTAIVADPRDRRRPLAFDHRRILDDYLASRKGICPCPKTTTAAERRTAPTSSRSRAFTARSKRS, encoded by the coding sequence ATGGCCCGCCGCAAGTTCCGCAACCCGTTCCCCACGGTGGACATCATCATCGAGGTCATGGACGGCCGCCGGCGCCGGGGCATCGTCCTCGTCGAGCGGAAGAACCCGCCGCCCGGCTGGGCGCTGCCCGGCGGCTTCGTCGACTACGGCGAGACGCTCGAGGCGGCCGCCGTCCGGGAGGCCCGCGAAGAGACCTCGCTCGATGTCGAGCTCCTCGGCCAGCTCGGGGCCTACTCGGACCCGGCCCGGGACCCGCGCTTCCACACCATCTCGACGGTCTTCCTGGCCCGGGCCGCGGGCCGGCCCAGGGGCGGCGACGACGCCCGGACGGCCATCGTCGCCGATCCCCGCGACCGCCGCCGGCCGCTGGCCTTCGATCACCGCAGGATCCTCGACGATTACCTCGCGTCCAGGAAAGGGATATGCCCATGTCCGAAAACGACGACCGCCGCGGAACGCCGGACGGCTCCGACCTCGTCGAGGTCGCGCGCGTTTACGGCCCGTTCGAAGCGGAGCTGA